In the genome of Chloroflexi bacterium ADurb.Bin180, one region contains:
- the yvqK gene encoding Cob(I)yrinic acid a,c-diamide adenosyltransferase, whose protein sequence is MRTFNKKGDQGETSLLYGGRVPKSSPRPQAYGVVDEAMSALGLARALATKPRVKEMALQVEKELSTLCAELATDGDHYAQLKAHDWIITEEMVNRLESWIDELEARTEMPKEFVLPGATVASGALDLARSIIRRAERQTVVLWRRKMIHNQHTLSYLNRAADLVFTMARYEESGH, encoded by the coding sequence GTGAGAACGTTCAACAAGAAGGGCGATCAGGGAGAGACCAGTCTGCTCTACGGTGGGCGGGTGCCCAAGAGCAGCCCGCGGCCGCAGGCTTATGGAGTAGTAGACGAGGCTATGTCGGCGCTCGGTCTGGCCCGTGCGCTGGCGACCAAGCCGCGGGTGAAGGAAATGGCGCTGCAGGTTGAGAAGGAGCTGTCGACGCTGTGTGCCGAACTGGCCACGGACGGCGATCACTATGCTCAACTCAAGGCGCACGACTGGATCATCACGGAAGAGATGGTCAACCGACTCGAGTCGTGGATTGACGAGTTGGAAGCCAGGACCGAGATGCCGAAGGAGTTTGTTTTGCCCGGGGCTACCGTTGCCTCTGGTGCTCTGGACCTGGCCCGGTCGATCATCCGCCGCGCAGAGAGACAGACGGTAGTCCTGTGGCGGCGGAAGATGATTCACAATCAACATACTCTGTCGTATCTGAATCGTGCCG